From the Limanda limanda chromosome 2, fLimLim1.1, whole genome shotgun sequence genome, one window contains:
- the cbx8b gene encoding chromobox protein homolog 8b: MELSAVGERVFAAESIIKRRIRKGRMEYLVKWKGWSPKYSTWEPEENILDSRLFAAFEQRERERELYGPKKRGPKPKTFLLKAQAKDRARSYEFRSEAVRGMHITYPAPEPVLTPRAREGLRAVVPTIFPPSTVNRGESIRVRPPELSTREHQLSLQQSSVDGLFHAPKKRGPKPKPRFKDSSCSPEASEPHKRSAEEGSHSTHKLAKYHGPEEMRLFKVSHRHPENHGHSHKHHHRHHHHHHHHQHNKELSGGSSYKQLYSNRSLHPHRMDTDTHRTKEGSTFLAPAHFKHQSKMSQSLSRPAELPLMEKPYFLDRPSPTRLNEDLDEVSWKPSLRSVEKVLVTDVTTNFLTVTIKESNTSKGFFKDKR; the protein is encoded by the exons ATGGAGCTGTCCGCCGTCGGGGAGAGGGTGTTCGCTGCCGAGTCCATTATCAAGCGCAGGATACGGAAG GGTCGCATGGAGTACCTAGTGAAATGGAAGGGCTGGTCTCCCAA ATACAGCACCTGGGAACCGGAGGAGAATATTCTGGACTCCCGGCTGTTCGCCGCTTTCGAGCAGAG GGAGCGGGAGAGGGAGCTGTACGGGCCCAAGAAGAGAGGACCGAAACCCAAGACCTTCCTGCTCAAG GCTCAGGCAAAGGACCGAGCCAGGTCCTATGAGTTCAGGAGTGAAGCAGTGCGAGGGATGCACATCACCTATCCTGCTCCAGAACCCGTCCTCACCCCCAGAGCGAGAGAGGGCCTGAGAGCCGTCGTTCCCACCATCTTCCCACCCAGCACTGTCAACCGTGGAGAAAGCATACGTGTCCGCCCGCCAGAACTTAGCACGCGCGAGCACCAGCTGTCCCTCCAGCAATCGAGTGTTGACGGACTCTTCCACGCACCCAAAAAAAGGGGCCCGAAGCCTAAGCCCCGCTTCAAGGACAGTAGCTGCAGCCCTGAGGCCTCCGAGCCACACAAGAGGAGTGCCGAGGAGGGGAGCCACAGCACTCACAAACTGGCCAAGTACCACGGGCCAGAAGAGATGAGGCTGTTCAAAGTGTCCCACAGGCATCCAGAGAACCACGGTCACAGCCATaaacaccaccaccgacaccaccatcatcatcaccaccaccaacacaacAAGGAACTCTCTGGTGGGAGCTCCTACAAGCAGCTCTACTCAAACCGCAGCCTGCATCCTCACAGgatggacacagacacacacaggacaaagGAGGGATCCACCTTCCTTGCACCCGCACATTTCAAGCACCAGTCCAAGATGAGCCAGAGCCTGAGTCGCCCTGCTGAGCTTCCACTCATGGAAAAGCCTTACTTCTTGGACAGGCCGTCCCCAACCCGGCTCAATGAAGACCTGGACGAGGTGTCATGGAAGCCCTCCCTCCGCAGCGTGGAAAAGGTCCTGGTGACAGACGTGACCACCAACTTCCTAACTGTGACCATCAAAGAGAGCAACACGTCTAAAGGCTTCTTCAAAGACAAAAGATGA
- the LOC133021362 gene encoding E3 SUMO-protein ligase CBX4-like encodes MELPAAGEHVFAVESIEKKRSRKGRVEYLVKWRGWSPKYNTWEPEENILDPRLLDAFQDRERQEQLMGYRKRGPKPKHLLVQVPSFARRSSILADLHGASLDEDSCEKSTPIQMLRPQGQQYQLNSKKHHQYQPLCREREAEQQTNGKKFFYQLNSKKHHHYQPDLKVHEPMFAKPRDVRAPELPNKGYNVPPVLQQKWVRDKDSGCLTKVKDITMELKKLPADLNNHKGPETVKPKEDASTQSNGVSNSKLKIVKNKNKNGRIVIVMSKYMENGMKTAKIKNGESSDKPGQEMDINAENNLEKMKLVKKLGLMNGFAKNPKDKPAIPSTGFNVDRRKEKEHSPKVEPTATEQDKHVEVRGQGQLPADQLLQLTTKPNLLSLPLDRGVPSPLDKRGTQGGFQTLKRHLSDTDCEEHGSTKRFLSSSSISVPSMVSSPAQNISYDQNGHGGHIGLQVCGYADQDEPIDLSIDKSRPKAAASTASQPAKHTQAETLAHTQEETHTQAETHTITDSQTEMQRQTETQSAAEKVRVDSLSVSDNDKREEETFPSFQPFLGNIVITDITTNCLTVTFKEYITV; translated from the exons ATGGAACTACCCGCCGCGGGAGAGCACGTTTTTGCGGTGGAGAGCATCGAGAAGAAGCGCAGCAGAAAG GGGAGGGTCGAGTATCTGGTCAAGTGGCGAGGATGGTCTCCAAA ATACAACACGTGGGAGCCAGAGGAAAACATCCTGGACCCAAGGCTGCTAGATGCTTTCCAAGACAG AGAACGTCAGGAGCAGCTGATGGGATATCGCAAGAGAGGCCCCAAGCCCAAGCACCTTCTGGTCCAG GTCCCTTCATTTGCTCGGAGATCCAGCATTCTGGCTGACCTCCACGGGGCGTCCCTGGACGAGGACAGCTGCGAGAAGTCCACCCCCATCCAGATGCTCCGTCCCCAGGGCCAACAGTACCAGCTGAACAGCAAGAAGCACCACCAGTACCAGCCGCTGTGCCGAGAGCGCGAGGCCGAGCAGCAGACCAACGGCAAGAAATTCTTCTATCAGCTCAACAGCAAGAAGCACCACCACTACCAGCCCGACCTCAAGGTGCACGAGCCCATGTTTGCCAAGCCCAGAGACGTCAGAGCCCCAGAGCTGCCCAACAAAGGGTACAATGTGCCTCCTGTGCTGCAGCAAAAGTGGGTTCGGGACAAAGACTCCGGCTGCCTGACCAAAGTGAAGGATATCACTATGGAGCTGAAGAAACTTCCAGCTGACCTCAACAACCACAAAGGGCCGGAGACGGTTAAACCTAAAGAGGATGCTTCTACACAGTCTAATGGTGTCAGCAATAGCAAGCTAAAGATCgtgaagaacaaaaacaagaacGGACGGATTGTTATCGTCATGAGTAAGTACATGGAAAATGGAATgaagacagctaaaataaaaaatggtgaATCTTCAGATAAGCCGGGTCAAGAAATGGACATCAACGCAGAGAACAACCTTGAAAAGATGAAACTTGTCAAGAAGCTCGGCCTCATGAACGGATTTGCAAAAAACCCCAAAGACAAACCAGCTATTCCAAGTACTGGATTTAACGTAGATCGCCGAAAAGAAAAGGAGCACTCCCCCAAAGTGGAGCCAACTGCGACGGAACAGGATAAACATGtcgaggtcaggggtcaggggcaGCTTCCAGCGGATCAGCTTTTACAATTGACAACCAAGCCTAATCTGCTCTCCCTGCCTTTGGATAGGGGAGTTCCCTCTCCACTGGACAAAAGAGGAACCCAAGGTGGATTTCAAACTCTAAAGCGACACCTCTCTGACACGGACTGCGAGGAGCATGGGAGCACTAAGAGGTTTTTGAGTTCCAGCAGTATCAGCGTTCCTAGCATGGTATCTTCACCCGCCCAAAACATCAGCTACGACCAAAATGGACACGGGGGCCACATCGGCCTGCAGGTCTGTGGGTACGCAGATCAAGACGAGCCTATTGACTTGAGCATTGACAAGTCCAGGCCTAAAGCTGCAGCGTCCACCGCGAGCCAgccagcaaaacacacacaagctgaaaCTCTAGcgcacacacaggaggaaacgcacacacaagctGAAACACACACGATAACGGACTCGCAAACAGAAATGCAGCGCCAGACTGAAACCCAAAGCGCTGCAGAGAAGGTGAGAGTAGACTCATTGTCTGTTTCCGACAATgacaagagagaagaggagacctTTCCCTCCTTCCAGCCGTTCCTCGGGAATATAGTGATCACAGACATTACGACAAACTGCCTCACTGTAACCTTCAAGGAATACATAACGGTGTGA